In Colletotrichum higginsianum IMI 349063 chromosome 3, whole genome shotgun sequence, a genomic segment contains:
- a CDS encoding 60S ribosomal subunit assembly/export protein loc-1, translating into MAPSKTRTIKNKHASNGSGIKNSKNAAKNASAVPDGIVRKSKDTPKGTKPLKAKGKSNLDALLKKRKKKVYTEAELDIPKLNMVTPAGVAKPKGKKKGKVFVDDRESMTTILAMVQAEKEGQIESKMMKARQMEEIREARRVEAEKKDEERKSKLEDTKDSLRKKRKRATNGKPDTEENVNHIAISGSRAAKPKKKKSVSFA; encoded by the exons ATGGCGCCCTCAAAGACGAGAACCATCAAGAACAAGCACGCATCCAACGGCTCCGGTATCAAGAACAGCAAGAATGCCGCCAAGAACGCCAGCGCCGTGCCCGACGGCATCGTCAGGAAATCCAAAGACACCCCCAAGGGTACCAAGCCGCTGAAGGCCAAGGGAAAGTCGaacctcgacgccctgctgaagaagcgcaagaagaaggtcTACACAGAGGCGGAGCTCGATATTCCCAAGTTGAACATGGTCACGCCCGCCGGTGTGGCGaagcccaagggcaagaagaagggcaaggtcTTTGTCGACGATAGG GAGAGCATGACGACAATTCTCGCCATGGTacaggccgagaaggagggccAGATCGAGTCTAAGATGATGAAGGCTAGACAGATGGAGGAGATCCGCGAAGCTCGCCGAGtagaggccgagaagaaggacgaggagaggaagTCGAAGTTGGAGGACACCAAGGACTCACTGCGTAAGAAGAGGAAGCGCGCCACCAACGGAAAGCCCGATACCGAGGAGAACGTCAACCACATTGCGATCTCCGGGTCCCGGGCTgccaagcccaagaagaagaagagcgtCTCGTTCGCGTAA